Proteins from one bacterium genomic window:
- a CDS encoding response regulator produces MPKKILIVDDNKTVRTLLSINLRKENFEVIEAENGAEGLQMVNDHLPDLVISDIIMPQMDGFEFCRKVRETSKSPMVPFMFLTSIDQVATELRGLRTGADDYLIKSNIKKEELVGKVSAMLQKSNEYKQAENQMQEGLYGKFSDLSLVDVFQLLIMNKKTGLLTITRDSDKAEITFEDGRMLHAEYKQFVGEEAVYNLGEWKTGVFKFESVEPKVTPTIHSATMNILMEYCRITDENKLN; encoded by the coding sequence ATGCCTAAAAAAATTCTGATCGTTGACGATAACAAAACCGTGCGCACCTTATTAAGCATTAATTTGCGCAAAGAAAATTTTGAAGTCATCGAAGCCGAAAATGGCGCCGAAGGTTTACAGATGGTCAATGACCATTTACCCGACCTCGTGATATCAGACATTATCATGCCACAAATGGACGGTTTTGAATTTTGCCGTAAAGTACGAGAAACTTCAAAATCACCCATGGTGCCCTTTATGTTCCTGACGTCTATTGATCAGGTTGCAACGGAATTACGCGGCCTTCGAACCGGAGCAGACGACTACCTCATCAAATCGAATATTAAAAAAGAAGAGTTGGTCGGAAAAGTATCCGCCATGCTCCAAAAATCAAACGAATACAAACAAGCCGAAAATCAGATGCAAGAAGGCTTGTATGGTAAATTTAGCGACTTAAGTCTTGTGGATGTATTCCAACTTTTGATTATGAATAAAAAAACCGGCTTGCTGACGATCACCCGTGACAGCGACAAAGCCGAAATCACATTCGAAGACGGACGCATGTTGCATGCCGAATACAAACAGTTTGTCGGTGAAGAAGCCGTGTATAATCTCGGCGAATGGAAAACTGGGGTCTTTAAATTTGAATCCGTTGAACCGAAGGTGACGCCGACCATCCATTCGGCCACCATGAATATTTTGATGGAATATTGCCGCATCACCGATGAAAACAAACTGAACTGA
- a CDS encoding response regulator — MAETKKTRSKLLLVDADEQARLLIKENLIKEDYIVFDTGNGNVALEIVNREKPDLVISDIFLGEMNGFELCQRIRDTSNVPTVPFVFFTAIDDMLTEIRGFRCGANDYLVKRHTKRQDLLLRIESMVSQVNAFEKEKATLRDGFLGKLGDVSVIDVLQLLANTAKTGNLLISDGTIEGNVYFMKGQIFNATLGHVQGEDAIYDMIYWEDGFFRFTQEEIPRQSVIASPTNKIISKCRRLLGKEE, encoded by the coding sequence ATGGCAGAAACAAAAAAAACTCGCTCCAAACTGCTCCTCGTAGATGCCGATGAACAGGCGCGCCTGCTTATTAAAGAAAATCTTATCAAAGAAGATTATATCGTTTTTGATACCGGCAATGGAAACGTGGCCTTGGAAATCGTCAACCGCGAAAAACCGGATCTGGTAATCAGCGATATTTTTCTTGGTGAGATGAATGGTTTTGAATTGTGCCAACGGATTCGCGATACATCCAACGTACCAACCGTACCATTCGTATTTTTTACGGCCATTGACGACATGCTGACCGAAATCCGCGGCTTCCGCTGCGGTGCCAATGATTATCTCGTCAAACGCCACACCAAACGACAAGATCTTTTGCTTCGGATCGAAAGCATGGTCAGTCAGGTTAATGCTTTTGAAAAAGAAAAAGCGACGTTGCGTGACGGATTCCTCGGTAAGCTCGGCGACGTCAGCGTGATTGACGTTCTCCAGCTTTTAGCGAATACCGCTAAAACAGGCAACCTGCTGATTTCAGACGGTACGATCGAAGGCAACGTGTATTTTATGAAGGGTCAAATTTTTAATGCTACGCTCGGTCACGTTCAAGGCGAAGACGCTATTTATGACATGATATACTGGGAAGACGGATTTTTTCGGTTTACACAGGAAGAAATCCCGCGCCAAAGTGTCATCGCATCGCCGACCAATAAAATCATCAGTAAATGCAGACGTTTGCTTGGGAAAGAAGAATAG
- a CDS encoding response regulator yields MKDHILVVDDELDAVDPLIRVLQHDGYEVDYAANAKEALGYVKTTSYQLILMDVMMPGMSGYQLLKKLQEDEETAYIPVIFVTGHFNAEEIVKGLEAGAVDAISKPFHIAEVVTRGKVRIAESKLKRRYTPIHHFFAEAQEKEQSRRTGCFEFFDKSKNKVGDVFVSEGKIVYATSKNAIKEDAFLQLASMKDITYIFQEGVRSQNTSFSASVTSLILEASKIVDELEAKEIRDEDQKRVLVIDRDRIPRILASRALKSAGYAPTVTSPDEVTQDIISKYDPHVVIVDPQDCELVLNKVALTRPSRQPIPLIVYGDQDQLEKHDALRKYHIKAFVDKAQTNESLAHAVFQALK; encoded by the coding sequence ATGAAAGATCACATCCTCGTGGTTGACGACGAACTGGACGCCGTTGACCCACTTATTCGCGTACTCCAGCATGACGGTTATGAAGTTGATTACGCAGCCAATGCGAAAGAAGCATTGGGCTATGTAAAAACAACATCGTATCAGCTCATCCTGATGGATGTCATGATGCCCGGCATGAGCGGTTACCAACTTTTGAAAAAGCTTCAAGAAGACGAGGAAACAGCATATATACCGGTCATTTTCGTTACCGGCCATTTTAATGCGGAGGAAATCGTCAAAGGGCTGGAAGCCGGTGCGGTTGATGCCATAAGCAAACCTTTTCACATCGCAGAGGTTGTCACACGCGGAAAAGTGCGCATCGCCGAGTCCAAACTTAAACGTCGTTATACACCCATTCACCATTTCTTTGCCGAAGCACAGGAAAAAGAACAAAGCCGTCGCACGGGCTGTTTCGAATTTTTTGATAAATCTAAAAATAAAGTCGGCGACGTTTTTGTCAGCGAAGGCAAGATTGTTTACGCGACAAGCAAAAACGCCATCAAAGAAGACGCTTTTCTTCAACTCGCATCGATGAAAGATATCACTTATATTTTTCAGGAAGGTGTACGCTCTCAAAATACCAGTTTTTCGGCCAGTGTAACGAGCCTCATCTTAGAAGCCTCCAAGATCGTTGATGAATTGGAAGCCAAAGAAATACGCGATGAAGATCAAAAACGTGTTCTCGTGATTGATCGAGACCGTATTCCCCGAATTCTTGCGAGCCGCGCCCTTAAATCGGCCGGTTATGCTCCGACCGTAACGAGTCCCGATGAAGTAACACAAGACATTATTTCCAAATACGATCCGCATGTGGTGATCGTAGATCCGCAAGATTGTGAATTAGTCCTTAACAAAGTGGCTCTCACCCGGCCATCCCGCCAACCCATTCCGCTCATCGTGTACGGTGATCAGGATCAGTTAGAAAAACACGACGCGCTTCGCAAATACCATATCAAAGCGTTTGTTGACAAGGCACAAACTAATGAATCGCTTGCCCATGCCGTTTTTCAGGCGCTGAAATAA
- the prmA gene encoding 50S ribosomal protein L11 methyltransferase encodes MQPKKKKSRSSTRTKKKKDFWWEVDLGHIVNLEATQALLFELGSTGSIETATGLTAYFQPADYSSEKTLHAKLAPRLGPGTTIHIRPMAAQDWESEWKKNFKPRRVGKHFIVRPSWEKYKRKPKDIILVIDPKMSFGTGTHETTQLVLGFIESFPVKNKILLDVGSGTGILAIAAAKSSARAVYGFDVDTNAFENAEENIRRNRVSARVKTALTTIETLPPKWPERYDIILANIQRAVFEMPGFMENLNQKMKPAGMMILSGILAIEDERMRMLFSEHNLHVSEFRADGEWVAYVLQRTS; translated from the coding sequence ATGCAACCCAAGAAAAAAAAATCACGCTCCAGCACACGTACTAAGAAAAAAAAAGACTTCTGGTGGGAAGTTGATCTCGGTCATATCGTTAATCTCGAAGCTACACAAGCTTTATTGTTCGAATTAGGCTCCACCGGCTCCATCGAAACGGCAACGGGGCTCACGGCTTATTTTCAACCGGCTGATTATTCCTCAGAAAAAACACTTCATGCTAAACTCGCACCGCGACTTGGACCGGGCACGACAATTCACATTCGCCCAATGGCCGCTCAAGATTGGGAAAGCGAATGGAAGAAAAATTTCAAACCGCGACGTGTTGGAAAACACTTTATCGTGCGCCCCTCATGGGAAAAATACAAACGTAAACCCAAAGATATCATCTTGGTTATTGACCCTAAAATGTCATTTGGTACGGGAACGCATGAAACAACACAGTTAGTTTTAGGTTTTATCGAATCGTTTCCCGTTAAAAACAAAATACTGTTAGATGTCGGCAGCGGGACGGGAATACTGGCGATCGCCGCCGCTAAGTCCAGTGCACGCGCTGTTTATGGTTTTGATGTGGATACGAATGCCTTTGAAAATGCCGAAGAAAACATTCGTCGTAATCGCGTTTCAGCCCGTGTAAAAACGGCACTAACCACTATCGAAACCCTGCCGCCTAAATGGCCCGAACGTTACGATATAATACTAGCCAATATCCAACGCGCGGTATTCGAGATGCCCGGGTTTATGGAAAATTTGAACCAAAAAATGAAACCTGCCGGAATGATGATTCTTTCTGGAATCCTTGCCATCGAAGATGAACGCATGCGCATGTTGTTTTCTGAACATAATCTGCATGTCAGTGAATTTCGAGCCGATGGCGAATGGGTCGCTTACGTACTGCAAAGGACATCGTGA
- a CDS encoding Ppx/GppA family phosphatase, whose translation MGRLRTAKDIVMRIASIDIGTNTVLLLIAEADSTGHLHTLFEKQRIIRLGKNVDAQKNIAHEGLDKLTHVLTEYVQDAANHQAAKIVIGATSAMRDAANKETILNEIYRRTGQRIQILTGDEEAQWTFQGGCLALPPSAHHPILLIDIGGGSTEFVVGSASDMTFKKSLNIGAVRMTERFINHDPPLQSELESLRRYVNSEFDTHLSGIKNIQPAHALGVAGTVTTLCAMLQALPHYDPNRINGYMIDKAALDSLIEKMSDLTLEERRKMPGLEPERADVIIAGATILSEILSFFNLDKITVSNFGLRYGLILRELASHGQ comes from the coding sequence ATGGGTCGCTTACGTACTGCAAAGGACATCGTGATGCGGATCGCCTCAATTGACATCGGCACCAATACAGTACTTTTACTCATCGCTGAAGCGGATTCCACCGGCCATTTGCACACACTTTTTGAAAAGCAGCGTATCATCAGACTCGGAAAAAACGTGGACGCTCAAAAAAATATCGCGCACGAGGGATTGGATAAACTGACACATGTTTTAACTGAATATGTGCAAGATGCCGCAAATCATCAGGCCGCTAAAATCGTCATCGGCGCCACCAGCGCCATGCGCGACGCCGCAAACAAAGAAACAATTTTAAATGAAATTTATCGTCGTACCGGTCAACGTATTCAAATTTTAACCGGTGATGAAGAAGCCCAGTGGACGTTTCAAGGCGGTTGCCTTGCTCTTCCCCCATCGGCGCACCACCCCATTCTCTTGATTGATATCGGCGGCGGAAGTACTGAGTTCGTTGTCGGCTCCGCTTCCGATATGACGTTCAAAAAAAGTTTGAACATTGGCGCGGTTCGTATGACGGAGCGTTTTATCAATCATGATCCGCCGCTTCAATCCGAATTGGAAAGCCTTCGCCGGTATGTAAACAGCGAATTTGACACTCATTTATCCGGTATAAAAAATATTCAACCCGCCCATGCACTCGGTGTTGCCGGTACCGTTACTACATTATGTGCGATGTTGCAAGCACTCCCACATTATGATCCCAACCGCATCAACGGTTATATGATTGATAAAGCGGCGTTGGATTCGCTGATCGAAAAAATGAGCGACCTTACCCTCGAAGAACGTCGTAAGATGCCGGGATTGGAACCGGAGCGTGCGGATGTTATTATTGCGGGGGCGACGATTTTGTCGGAAATACTTTCTTTTTTTAATTTAGATAAAATCACGGTCAGCAATTTTGGCTTACGTTACGGTCTCATACTAAGAGAGCTTGCAAGTCATGGTCAATGA
- a CDS encoding nitronate monooxygenase — MVNETAFTHHAGVQYPILCGAMYPCSNPELVAAVSAAGGLGIIQPLSLTYVHKYDFRQGLRYIRSLTDKPIALNATVEKSSRVYEDRLRQWIDIALEEGIRFFDTSLGNPRWVVDRVAPYQGIVYHKVTERKWAEKAMDAGVHGLIAVNARAGGHAGHLSPQQLYDALADTGLPILCAGGIGDENDYADTLKIGYAGVMMATRFIATTECTAHEDYKRAIVQAGEADIVHTERVTGVPLAVIKTEYVERVGYKTGTIARLMLKHRQLKKMMRLIYALRSMRQLKRSSLQGKMSTRDYYQAGKSVAGVHAVESVAAIIARFVRSTKPK, encoded by the coding sequence ATGGTCAATGAAACCGCATTTACGCATCATGCCGGTGTGCAATACCCTATTCTTTGCGGGGCTATGTATCCGTGCAGCAATCCGGAGCTTGTTGCCGCTGTTTCTGCGGCTGGAGGACTCGGCATCATACAACCCTTATCGCTTACCTACGTTCATAAATACGACTTTCGCCAAGGCCTTCGTTATATTCGTTCTCTGACGGATAAACCCATAGCACTCAACGCGACAGTCGAAAAGTCATCGCGCGTTTATGAAGATCGTTTGCGACAGTGGATTGATATCGCGCTGGAAGAAGGTATCCGTTTTTTTGACACATCACTTGGCAATCCGCGCTGGGTCGTAGATCGTGTCGCACCATACCAGGGCATCGTCTATCATAAAGTCACCGAACGCAAATGGGCGGAGAAAGCGATGGATGCCGGAGTACACGGCCTCATTGCCGTCAATGCCCGCGCGGGAGGACATGCCGGCCATCTTTCGCCCCAGCAACTGTATGATGCGCTGGCCGATACCGGTTTGCCGATTCTGTGCGCCGGTGGTATCGGTGATGAGAACGATTATGCAGACACCTTAAAAATCGGTTATGCAGGCGTCATGATGGCCACCCGATTTATTGCTACCACCGAATGTACGGCACACGAGGATTACAAACGAGCCATCGTACAAGCCGGCGAAGCAGATATCGTTCATACAGAACGCGTTACGGGCGTACCATTGGCCGTGATAAAAACCGAATATGTCGAGCGCGTCGGGTACAAAACGGGTACCATAGCGCGCCTGATGCTCAAACATCGCCAATTAAAAAAAATGATGCGTTTGATTTATGCATTGCGGTCCATGCGTCAGTTAAAGCGCTCATCATTGCAAGGCAAGATGTCTACACGCGATTATTATCAAGCCGGTAAAAGCGTCGCCGGTGTCCATGCCGTCGAATCCGTGGCGGCCATCATCGCACGTTTTGTTCGATCTACAAAACCAAAATAA
- the hutU gene encoding urocanate hydratase, whose protein sequence is MRTIRAPRGTTLTCKNWLTEAPLRMLMNNLDPDVAERPEDLVVYGGIGKAARNWDCFDAIVKSLTNLAMDETLLVQSGKPVAVFKTHADAPRVIIANSNIVPHWATWENFREYEKLGLIMYGQMTAGSWIYIGTQGILQGTYETFAECGRKHFKGTLRGTITLTAGLGGMGGAQPLAVTMNDGVAICIEVDRTRIQRRLDTRYCDVMVESLDEAWRMATECKAKGEAKSIGLLGNAAELLPEMLKRNMIPDIVTDQTSAHDELNGYIPTGISVEEAAEWRKNRTQEYINRAMESMAFHVRAMLDFQNRGAIVFDYGNNIRGQALKVGVTNAFDFPGFVPAFIRPLFCEGQGPFRWAALSGDPEDIYVTDKAIMEAFPEKAGLQRWLSQAKDRIAFQGLPSRICWLGYGEREKAGLIFNELVRTKKVKAPIVIGRDHLDCGSVASPNRETEAMKDGSDAIADWPLLNFAINAVNGATWVSLHHGGGVGIGYSLHAGMVIVADGTSEAAVRLKRVLTCDPGMGVVRHVDAGYDEAIKVAKEKNVHIPMIR, encoded by the coding sequence ATGCGAACCATACGCGCACCCCGAGGCACTACACTTACCTGCAAAAACTGGCTTACCGAAGCGCCTTTACGCATGCTCATGAATAATCTTGATCCCGACGTAGCGGAACGTCCGGAAGATCTTGTGGTGTATGGTGGCATCGGCAAAGCAGCCCGCAATTGGGATTGTTTTGACGCGATCGTAAAAAGTCTTACCAATTTGGCAATGGATGAAACTCTGCTCGTTCAATCCGGAAAACCGGTCGCCGTTTTCAAAACCCATGCCGACGCACCGCGCGTTATTATAGCCAATTCCAACATCGTTCCGCATTGGGCAACATGGGAAAATTTTCGCGAATATGAAAAATTAGGCTTGATCATGTATGGACAGATGACCGCCGGAAGCTGGATTTATATTGGTACTCAAGGCATTTTGCAAGGTACGTATGAAACTTTTGCCGAGTGCGGGCGCAAACATTTTAAAGGCACTTTACGCGGTACGATCACGCTGACGGCCGGATTGGGCGGTATGGGCGGTGCGCAGCCATTGGCTGTCACAATGAATGACGGCGTGGCTATTTGTATTGAAGTTGATCGCACCCGTATTCAGCGTCGTTTGGATACACGTTATTGTGATGTTATGGTCGAGTCGCTGGATGAAGCCTGGCGTATGGCAACGGAGTGTAAAGCCAAAGGCGAAGCCAAATCCATAGGCTTATTGGGAAATGCCGCAGAACTTTTACCAGAAATGCTCAAACGGAATATGATCCCGGACATTGTAACCGATCAAACGTCGGCCCATGACGAATTAAACGGCTATATTCCTACGGGTATCTCCGTCGAAGAAGCAGCGGAATGGCGTAAAAATCGCACCCAGGAATATATTAACCGGGCCATGGAATCAATGGCCTTTCATGTGCGCGCTATGCTTGATTTTCAAAACCGCGGAGCGATCGTATTTGACTACGGCAATAATATTCGCGGGCAGGCGCTTAAAGTCGGCGTGACCAATGCGTTTGATTTTCCAGGTTTTGTTCCGGCATTTATTCGTCCGTTATTCTGCGAAGGGCAAGGTCCCTTTCGTTGGGCTGCGCTCTCCGGCGACCCGGAAGATATTTATGTAACGGACAAAGCTATTATGGAGGCTTTTCCTGAAAAGGCAGGTCTTCAACGTTGGCTGTCGCAAGCCAAAGATCGCATAGCGTTTCAAGGCCTCCCCAGCCGCATTTGTTGGCTTGGTTACGGAGAACGTGAAAAAGCCGGTTTGATTTTCAACGAATTGGTACGTACTAAAAAGGTAAAGGCACCCATCGTCATCGGTCGTGATCACTTGGATTGCGGCTCCGTTGCTTCACCTAACAGAGAAACCGAAGCCATGAAAGACGGTTCTGATGCTATCGCTGACTGGCCGCTATTAAATTTTGCGATCAACGCGGTCAATGGTGCGACGTGGGTATCTTTGCATCACGGCGGCGGCGTGGGGATCGGATACAGCTTACATGCAGGTATGGTGATCGTCGCCGATGGTACATCGGAAGCAGCTGTGCGGTTAAAACGGGTGTTAACGTGTGATCCCGGTATGGGCGTTGTCCGACATGTGGACGCGGGTTACGATGAAGCCATCAAAGTAGCGAAAGAAAAGAACGTACATATTCCGATGATACGCTAA
- the pruA gene encoding L-glutamate gamma-semialdehyde dehydrogenase has protein sequence MATARKKKTFKYSVFKNEPFTDFSKPANRKSFEKALEKISKELGKEYHIIIGGDRIRTNHKMESRNPSNREQLIGIFYDGNEELANKAVETAAEAFKKWSRVAPEKRASYLFKAASIMRKRKHEFSAMMVYEVGKSWAEADGDTAEAIDFMEFYGREMLRYASEQPLTKIAGEDNQLMYIPLGVGAVIPPWNFPLAILVGMTTAAIVSGNTVVLKPSSDSPTIAAKFVALMEEVGVPKGVINFLPGPGSGMGDVITKHALTRFIAFTGSKTVGLHINKVAAETQPGQLWIKRVIAEMGGKDSIIVDNEADLDKAVDGVLYSAFGFSGQKCSACSRAIVVESVHKKFTEKLIAKAKTLTVGNPADSKNYMGPVINDKALGKMMWYIDKAKQEGAELLLGGVKDDTQGSFLMPTIFDNVKPKDTISQEEIFGPVLAIIKAKNFDEALEIANNTEYGLTGAIFTKSRKKLERARNEFHAGNLYLNRKCTGALVGVHPFGGFNMSGTDSKAGGRDYLMLFTQAKVVSEKIK, from the coding sequence ATGGCAACGGCACGTAAAAAGAAAACCTTCAAATACAGCGTATTCAAAAATGAACCGTTTACGGATTTTTCGAAACCTGCGAACCGTAAATCATTTGAAAAAGCCTTGGAAAAGATTTCCAAAGAATTGGGCAAAGAATACCATATCATTATCGGCGGTGACCGTATTCGTACCAATCACAAAATGGAATCACGTAATCCGTCCAATCGTGAGCAGCTCATCGGTATTTTTTATGATGGCAATGAAGAATTAGCTAATAAAGCAGTAGAAACGGCGGCTGAAGCTTTTAAAAAATGGAGTCGTGTCGCACCCGAAAAACGCGCATCATATTTATTCAAGGCTGCTTCAATTATGCGTAAGCGTAAACACGAATTTTCGGCAATGATGGTTTATGAAGTCGGGAAAAGTTGGGCTGAAGCCGATGGCGATACGGCCGAAGCTATTGACTTTATGGAATTTTACGGGCGCGAAATGCTGCGTTATGCGTCGGAGCAACCATTGACTAAAATAGCCGGCGAAGATAACCAACTGATGTATATTCCTTTGGGTGTCGGTGCCGTGATTCCGCCGTGGAATTTTCCGCTGGCCATTCTTGTCGGTATGACAACGGCCGCCATTGTTTCCGGTAATACAGTTGTACTCAAGCCGTCGAGTGATTCACCGACGATTGCAGCTAAATTTGTTGCGTTGATGGAAGAAGTAGGAGTACCGAAAGGGGTTATCAATTTTCTTCCGGGACCCGGTTCCGGTATGGGTGATGTCATCACTAAACATGCATTGACACGTTTTATCGCATTCACCGGCTCAAAGACCGTAGGTTTGCATATCAATAAAGTTGCCGCAGAAACACAACCCGGTCAGCTTTGGATCAAGCGCGTGATTGCGGAGATGGGCGGCAAAGATTCGATCATCGTTGACAATGAGGCGGATTTGGATAAAGCCGTGGACGGTGTGTTGTATTCGGCGTTTGGATTCTCCGGTCAAAAGTGCTCCGCATGTTCCCGGGCGATTGTCGTCGAGAGCGTTCATAAAAAGTTCACTGAAAAATTGATCGCCAAAGCGAAAACATTGACCGTCGGTAATCCAGCTGATTCTAAAAACTATATGGGCCCAGTGATCAATGATAAAGCGCTTGGAAAAATGATGTGGTATATTGATAAAGCCAAACAAGAGGGTGCCGAACTTCTGCTGGGCGGCGTGAAAGATGACACGCAGGGAAGCTTTTTGATGCCGACAATTTTTGACAATGTGAAACCCAAAGATACGATTTCGCAGGAAGAAATTTTTGGCCCGGTGCTGGCTATCATTAAAGCCAAAAATTTTGATGAAGCGTTGGAAATCGCGAACAATACGGAATACGGTTTGACCGGCGCTATTTTTACGAAAAGCCGTAAAAAATTGGAACGTGCGCGCAATGAATTTCATGCAGGAAATCTGTACTTGAATCGTAAATGTACCGGGGCATTGGTCGGCGTACATCCGTTCGGCGGTTTCAACATGAGCGGTACCGACTCCAAAGCGGGTGGACGAGATTATCTGATGCTATTTACACAAGCTAAAGTCGTCAGCGAAAAAATAAAATAA
- a CDS encoding DsbA family protein, which translates to MSSDKSGSVETIATDVEIIYIFDTLCGWCYGFGPVVQRLRKNYSREIPFAIMSGGLAVGDRVKPIGFMSHYILDVMPRLETMTGVTFGKPYRDLVEQGRFVLDSLPPAVALAVCKKAKPEMAFEFASEVQSRHFVNGADTNQPDLYATVAEQFGLDGNEFILAVNDPVWRETAQREFRDVHYLGIQGYPALVFRAGDQAYLIANGYTDFDTLDLRLKSILRTINT; encoded by the coding sequence ATGTCTTCAGACAAATCCGGTTCAGTAGAAACGATCGCCACAGATGTAGAAATCATTTATATTTTTGATACGTTGTGTGGTTGGTGCTACGGTTTTGGCCCGGTTGTTCAACGACTAAGGAAAAACTATTCCAGGGAAATACCGTTCGCAATCATGAGCGGAGGATTGGCTGTGGGCGATAGAGTGAAACCTATCGGTTTCATGTCGCATTATATTTTAGACGTGATGCCGAGGTTAGAGACTATGACGGGCGTTACATTCGGGAAACCGTATCGTGATTTGGTTGAACAAGGACGGTTTGTATTGGATTCGTTGCCTCCTGCGGTAGCGTTGGCCGTATGTAAAAAGGCAAAGCCTGAAATGGCATTTGAGTTTGCGTCCGAGGTTCAATCACGTCATTTTGTGAACGGAGCCGATACTAATCAACCGGATTTATATGCAACCGTGGCAGAACAATTCGGATTAGACGGAAATGAATTTATTCTTGCGGTGAATGATCCGGTGTGGCGTGAGACCGCGCAACGGGAATTTAGGGACGTACATTATTTAGGTATTCAAGGGTATCCGGCACTGGTATTTCGTGCCGGAGATCAAGCCTATCTGATAGCCAATGGGTATACCGATTTTGATACGCTTGATCTTCGGCTTAAAAGCATACTGCGAACGATTAATACATAA
- a CDS encoding ABC transporter permease, protein MGFSNIFKIAFNALMRNKMRSALTMLGIVIGVGSIIAMTGVGAGAQKEIDNQTAAFGTNMITIRSGGMTAGGIRIRAMKELQPSDGDAIVRGSELVTAQTPVIRLVTNVVSSERNWASQVYGVNTSFTTIRNWGMMHGAMFTDQDYRSGNKVCVLGSTVAVNLFGQSDPTGEIVRIQNIPFRVAGVLESKGQLASGQDQDDMIIIPYTTYDKRLTGDKNIDYIYVSVRTSQDMNTAMEEIRQILRQEHRIPAYGDDDFTIRTQEQVNEIAKSISKTVSLLMIIVASISLLVGGIGIMNIMLVSVTERTREIGIRMAIGATEKHILLQFLVEAVVLSLTGGVIGMILGVVIGYLVETFTSWAVSISMVSVVVSMSFAAGVGIFFGFYPARKAASLNPIEALRFE, encoded by the coding sequence ATGGGTTTTTCAAATATATTCAAAATTGCATTTAATGCGCTTATGCGTAATAAAATGCGTTCGGCGCTTACAATGCTGGGGATCGTGATCGGCGTAGGCTCTATTATCGCCATGACCGGTGTGGGTGCCGGTGCACAAAAAGAAATTGATAATCAGACGGCCGCCTTTGGTACCAATATGATTACGATTCGTTCCGGCGGTATGACAGCGGGCGGTATCCGAATACGTGCGATGAAAGAGTTGCAACCCAGTGATGGCGACGCTATCGTGCGCGGGTCGGAATTAGTCACGGCACAAACGCCGGTGATTCGTCTTGTAACTAATGTCGTTTCATCGGAACGTAACTGGGCATCCCAAGTATATGGCGTCAATACAAGTTTTACGACCATACGCAATTGGGGTATGATGCATGGTGCGATGTTTACGGATCAGGATTATCGTTCCGGAAACAAAGTCTGTGTACTTGGCTCAACCGTGGCAGTCAATCTTTTCGGGCAAAGCGATCCGACAGGGGAAATAGTTCGTATCCAGAATATCCCGTTTCGTGTTGCCGGTGTGCTCGAATCGAAAGGTCAATTGGCGTCCGGTCAAGATCAGGACGATATGATCATCATTCCATATACGACTTATGATAAACGACTGACGGGTGACAAAAATATTGATTATATCTATGTTTCCGTGCGAACAAGTCAGGACATGAATACGGCAATGGAGGAAATTCGTCAGATTTTGCGTCAGGAACATCGTATTCCTGCTTACGGTGATGATGATTTTACGATACGTACACAAGAGCAAGTCAATGAAATTGCCAAGTCCATTTCCAAAACAGTATCGCTACTCATGATTATCGTAGCGTCGATTTCACTACTGGTAGGCGGCATAGGCATTATGAATATCATGCTGGTTTCTGTAACAGAACGAACACGTGAAATCGGCATTCGTATGGCGATCGGTGCAACGGAAAAACACATTTTGTTACAGTTTCTTGTCGAAGCCGTAGTACTGAGTCTTACCGGAGGCGTGATCGGCATGATACTGGGTGTAGTGATCGGTTATTTGGTTGAGACATTTACGAGTTGGGCCGTCAGTATTTCGATGGTTTCCGTAGTTGTTTCAATGTCTTTCGCCGCCGGCGTCGGCATTTTCTTTGGTTTTTATCCTGCCCGCAAAGCCGCGTCGCTCAATCCGATAGAGGCATTGCGTTTCGAGTAA